One Bremerella alba DNA segment encodes these proteins:
- a CDS encoding esterase/lipase family protein, translating into METPKQQMKDSGQPVILIHGLTGNRWVLRPLARFLTQQDYQPTRWCYRSVGNSVMSHAQRLKGFLEREADSAEPLHFVTHSMGGIILRAVLSEMNWRRPGRLVMLAPPNHGSRVAALASRCLHYLCPALSDISTSPGSLVHRLPMVPSLETGVIAATQDMLVHLESTSIANQADHVLVSCGHNRILYHRGARQEVLHFLNKGRFTEGARRVAATASPQRLMV; encoded by the coding sequence ATGGAAACACCAAAACAGCAAATGAAAGACAGCGGTCAGCCGGTTATCCTGATCCACGGCCTGACCGGCAACCGGTGGGTGTTGCGGCCGCTCGCCCGGTTTTTGACGCAGCAGGACTATCAACCGACACGGTGGTGTTACCGCAGCGTGGGCAACAGCGTCATGAGCCATGCCCAGCGGTTGAAGGGGTTTCTGGAACGCGAAGCGGACTCTGCGGAGCCGCTGCACTTCGTCACGCATAGCATGGGCGGCATCATCCTGCGGGCCGTGCTGTCCGAAATGAATTGGCGGCGACCGGGAAGACTCGTCATGCTCGCCCCGCCCAATCATGGTTCGCGGGTCGCTGCGTTGGCTTCGCGATGCCTGCACTACCTCTGCCCTGCTTTGTCAGACATTTCGACCTCGCCAGGTAGCTTGGTGCACCGCCTACCGATGGTACCTTCGTTGGAAACAGGCGTCATTGCCGCAACGCAAGATATGCTGGTGCATCTCGAGAGTACTTCGATCGCCAACCAGGCCGATCACGTGCTTGTTTCGTGTGGGCACAATCGCATTTTGTATCACCGGGGAGCACGGCAGGAAGTGTTGCACTTCTTAAACAAGGGTCGCTTTACCGAGGGGGCCCGCCGTGTGGCCGCAACCGCTTCGCCGCAGCGGCTTATGGTATGA
- a CDS encoding GNAT family N-acetyltransferase: MQFVSCTYEAHAESILEIFNDAIVHTTALYDYHPRPLESMVGWFAAKQAGNFPVIGVTDETGQLMGFASYGTFRERPAYKYTVEHSVYVHKNHRGKGLGLMLMKRLIETAQQQDIHVLVGGIDMSNAGSVRLHEKLGFELSGTIRQAAYKFDRWLDLGLYQLTLPTPTNPVEG; this comes from the coding sequence ATGCAATTTGTATCTTGCACCTATGAAGCGCACGCCGAGTCGATCTTAGAGATCTTCAACGACGCGATTGTCCATACCACCGCGCTGTATGATTATCACCCGCGGCCACTTGAGAGTATGGTTGGCTGGTTTGCCGCCAAGCAGGCAGGTAACTTCCCCGTGATTGGTGTGACCGACGAGACGGGTCAGTTGATGGGCTTTGCCAGCTATGGCACCTTCCGAGAGCGACCGGCCTATAAGTACACGGTCGAGCACTCGGTCTATGTCCATAAGAATCACCGCGGCAAGGGGCTCGGCTTGATGCTCATGAAGCGGCTGATCGAAACGGCCCAGCAGCAAGACATTCATGTGCTGGTCGGTGGCATCGATATGAGCAACGCAGGAAGCGTTCGTCTGCACGAAAAACTCGGGTTCGAACTATCGGGAACGATCCGTCAGGCCGCCTACAAGTTCGACCGTTGGTTAGATCTGGGGCTCTATCAATTAACACTGCCAACGCCAACGAATCCGGTCGAAGGTTAA
- a CDS encoding Rieske (2Fe-2S) protein: MPNWIDVAAEADCQLGKSLEVVAAKRMVAVYHTAEGYFATDGMCAHQGGPVGQGELCGNIVTCPWHGWQYDITTGKHQLSSIHLDCFPVKVEAGRIWVDVPADD, translated from the coding sequence ATGCCGAATTGGATTGATGTCGCAGCCGAAGCAGACTGCCAGCTGGGGAAATCGCTGGAAGTGGTTGCCGCCAAAAGAATGGTCGCCGTCTATCACACGGCCGAAGGTTATTTTGCCACCGATGGGATGTGTGCCCATCAAGGAGGTCCCGTCGGTCAAGGCGAGCTATGCGGCAACATCGTGACCTGCCCTTGGCATGGCTGGCAGTACGATATCACGACGGGAAAGCACCAGCTCAGCTCGATCCATCTCGATTGCTTTCCGGTGAAAGTCGAAGCGGGACGCATCTGGGTGGATGTTCCCGCTGACGACTAA
- a CDS encoding DUF1559 family PulG-like putative transporter, producing MRTTSRQGFTLVELLVVIAIIGVLIALLLPAVQQAREAARRMQCTNNLKQWALASHNFADINKEFMPLAAMNGPGEVENGQHYERITFAVFLWPFIEQSALYDRYDIGSPFHASPNIDTHRVFVPGYSCPSDKGNVTQDQSDTYWRVMGNYVTNMGNTHLHQNAADQAIFSGSPFGVRHMYRFADLTDGTSNTVGFSEILIASPNGLDDNRGDILNDEGSPGFMSINTPNSTVPDQCRQCKDTSEDPSHADYRRMPCTQVGNNTEYQIAPRSNHPGGVNVSMMDGSVRFIAETVSQSVWEAAMSGQGGEAIQLP from the coding sequence ATGCGAACTACCTCACGGCAGGGCTTTACCCTCGTCGAACTTTTAGTCGTTATCGCCATCATCGGTGTTCTGATTGCCTTGCTGCTGCCGGCCGTTCAACAGGCCCGTGAAGCAGCGCGCCGCATGCAGTGCACCAACAACCTGAAACAATGGGCCTTGGCCTCGCATAACTTCGCTGACATCAACAAAGAGTTCATGCCGTTGGCAGCAATGAACGGCCCCGGCGAAGTCGAGAATGGCCAACATTACGAACGAATCACCTTTGCCGTCTTCTTGTGGCCATTCATCGAGCAGTCTGCCCTCTACGATCGATACGACATCGGTAGCCCATTCCATGCATCTCCGAACATTGATACGCACCGGGTATTTGTTCCCGGCTATAGCTGTCCGTCCGACAAAGGGAACGTCACGCAAGACCAGTCCGATACGTACTGGCGCGTGATGGGCAACTACGTCACCAACATGGGCAACACCCACTTGCATCAGAACGCCGCCGATCAGGCCATCTTCAGCGGTTCGCCGTTTGGTGTTCGCCACATGTATCGCTTTGCTGACCTGACCGACGGTACGTCCAACACGGTTGGCTTTTCCGAAATCTTGATCGCATCGCCGAATGGGCTGGACGACAACCGTGGCGACATTCTCAACGACGAAGGAAGCCCCGGCTTCATGTCGATCAACACGCCCAACTCGACCGTTCCCGATCAATGCCGTCAGTGCAAAGACACCAGCGAAGACCCGTCCCATGCCGACTATCGCCGGATGCCATGCACTCAAGTCGGAAACAACACTGAATACCAGATCGCTCCCCGCAGCAATCATCCTGGCGGCGTGAACGTGAGCATGATGGATGGCTCGGTTCGATTTATCGCGGAAACAGTGAGCCAAAGTGTTTGGGAAGCTGCTATGTCCGGCCAAGGTGGCGAAGCAATACAACTTCCTTAA
- a CDS encoding glycine zipper domain-containing protein — translation MRKIAPIIFVVAIVSAASLGCRSPYHQDQLGLVGAGTGALAGAAIGNATGHTAGGAIIGGLVGATAGSAVGSHMDEVEARNQALFQQRLGRRMEGQTTFDDVIAMSKAGLSDQVVTTHIRRHGVAQVPSAPDLIYLKNNGVSDAVINTMQNPPVEVVSAPVQERVIVEEHYYGPRPYYGPYRHHRRHYHRGPGVHWGVSVGR, via the coding sequence ATGCGCAAGATCGCGCCTATCATTTTCGTCGTTGCTATCGTTTCGGCCGCTTCGCTTGGCTGTCGCTCGCCTTACCATCAAGATCAACTGGGCCTGGTGGGTGCTGGTACGGGCGCTTTGGCAGGGGCAGCAATCGGCAACGCTACCGGTCATACCGCCGGCGGTGCGATCATTGGCGGGCTGGTCGGGGCAACTGCCGGATCGGCCGTTGGTTCACATATGGACGAAGTGGAAGCCCGAAATCAGGCGCTCTTCCAGCAGCGTCTGGGACGTCGCATGGAGGGGCAAACGACCTTTGATGACGTGATTGCGATGAGCAAGGCCGGCCTCAGCGATCAGGTCGTCACCACGCATATCCGCCGACATGGGGTGGCCCAGGTACCGTCGGCTCCGGACCTGATTTATCTGAAGAACAACGGCGTCAGCGATGCCGTCATCAACACGATGCAAAACCCGCCGGTCGAAGTCGTTTCGGCTCCTGTGCAGGAAAGGGTGATTGTCGAAGAACATTACTACGGCCCCCGCCCCTATTATGGCCCCTATCGACATCATCGACGGCACTACCACCGTGGGCCAGGCGTACATTGGGGTGTCAGCGTCGGGCGTTAA